Proteins from one Sarcophilus harrisii chromosome 2, mSarHar1.11, whole genome shotgun sequence genomic window:
- the RTN4 gene encoding reticulon-4 isoform X4: protein MDCQPKNWKDKVVDLLYWRDIKKTGVVFGASLFLLLSLTVFSIVSVTAYIALALLSVTISFRVYKGVIQAIQKSDEGHPFRAYLDSEVAISETLVQKYSKSALGHVNCTIKELRRLFLVDDLVDSLKFAVLMWIFTYVGALFNGLTLLILALISLFSVPVIYERHQTQIDHYLELVNKNVKDAMAKIQAKIPGLKCKAE from the exons ATGGACTGCCAGCCGAAAAATTGGAAGGACAAGG tgGTTGACCTTCTATATTGGAGAGACATTAAGAAGACTGGAGTAGTATTTGGTGCCAGTTTGTTCCTGCTACTTTCATTGACAGTATTCAGCATCGTAAGTGTGACAGCATACATTGCCTTGGCCCTGCTCTCTGTGACTATCAGCTTCAGGGTATACAAGGGAGTGATCCAAGCAATTCAGAAATCTGATGAAGGTCACCCATTCAG GGCCTACCTGGATTCTGAAGTTGCAATATCTGAGACGCTGGTTCAGAAGTACAGCAAATCCGCACTTGGTCATGTCAACTGCACAATCAAAGAACTCAGGCGCCTCTTCCTAGTTGATGATCTAGTTGATTCTTTGAAG tTTGCAGTATTGATGTGGATCTTCACTTATGTTGGTGCCTTGTTCAATGGCCTAACACTACTGATATTGG ctCTGATTTCACTCTTCAGTGTTCCAGTTATTTATGAAAGGCATCAG ACCCAGATTGATCATTATCTAGAACTTGTGAATAAGAATGTTAAAGATGCCATGGCTAA AATCCAAGCAAAAATCCCTGGATTGAAATGCAAAGCTGAGTAA